One genomic window of Aquisalimonas sp. 2447 includes the following:
- the eda gene encoding bifunctional 4-hydroxy-2-oxoglutarate aldolase/2-dehydro-3-deoxy-phosphogluconate aldolase — protein MTKGNRQSETPRASMRDIMTTAPVIPVLTIEEPEHAVPLARALVAGGLPVLEVTLRTPRALDAVSAMVRDVPDAVVGIGTVLEPEDLRQAVDAGACFAVSPGLTPMLAETAIDARIPFLPGVMTPGEAMTARAYGFRELKLFPAAQAGGMGMLKAMAGPLPDVLFCPTGGITPDAFRDYLALPNVACVGGSWLAPAHALATQDWARIQALAADAAADTQ, from the coding sequence ATGACGAAGGGAAACAGGCAAAGCGAGACACCCCGCGCCTCCATGCGCGACATCATGACAACGGCACCAGTGATCCCGGTGCTGACCATCGAGGAGCCGGAACACGCTGTGCCCCTGGCCCGGGCGCTGGTGGCTGGTGGCCTGCCGGTGCTGGAAGTCACCCTGCGCACACCCCGTGCCCTGGACGCGGTGTCAGCCATGGTCAGGGACGTGCCCGATGCCGTCGTTGGCATCGGTACCGTGCTGGAGCCGGAGGACCTGCGGCAGGCGGTGGACGCAGGAGCATGTTTCGCCGTCAGTCCGGGGCTGACGCCGATGCTGGCTGAAACCGCAATCGATGCCCGGATCCCGTTCCTGCCCGGGGTGATGACCCCCGGCGAGGCCATGACCGCGCGGGCATACGGGTTCCGTGAACTCAAGTTGTTCCCGGCGGCACAGGCCGGCGGCATGGGCATGCTCAAGGCCATGGCCGGGCCGTTGCCGGACGTGCTGTTCTGCCCCACCGGCGGCATCACGCCGGACGCATTCCGGGACTATCTGGCCCTGCCCAACGTGGCCTGTGTCGGGGGGTCGTGGCTCGCGCCCGCCCATGCGCTCGCCACCCAAGACTGGGCCCGGATCCAGGCGCTGGCGGCCGACGCCGCCGCCGACACGCAATAG